One genomic window of Bos taurus isolate L1 Dominette 01449 registration number 42190680 breed Hereford chromosome Y, ARS-UCD2.0, whole genome shotgun sequence includes the following:
- the LOC132344703 gene encoding zinc finger protein 280B-like, which yields MEPPWMSCEEEQEPEPQKSEGETKLVNDEDAELILVGVEHVHEDDDVIFVGMTSNSKPVISNVLNRVNPGSCSRRNRYGHFRKDNAQKLQPVSHVTPTSEAKTVLPLSVSESRSTDSPIIIEPLSKADSKNISPQIVPNSFSELCSPLITFTSSLQHPVETAVSAGDMDKSPRVSKRLSTSETNSTSPKRPTLSDGIIGEHSLALSLSGTFHTVTTQQSTPDSVHNSLSHVQSGEPCPTAFPKDNVHCKPVSPLGGNVLTKTDFPSVSSQNKFADPTEGNLIVLLRDFYYGQHIGDGQPEPKTHTVFKCHSCLKVLKNVEFMNHMNHHLELERLRCDSWKYHTTCQHCHRQFPTPFQLQCHIESVHTSQEPCTVCKICELSFEADQILLQHMKDNHKPGEMPYVCQVCSYRSSFFADVDAHFRAYHANTKNLLCPFCLQIFKTEALYICHYRQHWAKSFHQCSKCRLQFLTCKEKREHKTQCHQMFKKPKQLEGLPPETKVVIQVSLEPLQPGLVEVASITVNASDSEPSPPKSKSRRSKKPS from the coding sequence atggaaccaccatggatgtcatgtgaagaagaacaagagccagaaccacagaaaagtgagggagaaaccaaactagtaaatgatgaagatgctgaactcatcttggttggagtggaacatgtacatgaggatgatgatgtgatctttgttgggatgacctcaaattcaaaaccagtcatttcaaacgtACTGAACAGAGTTaacccaggttcttgttcaaggagaaataggtatggtcacttcaggaaagataatgctcagaaattacagcctgttagtcatgtgactcctacatcagaagcaaagactgtcttgccactttctgtctctgaatcaagatcaacagatagtcctattattattgagcctttgtccaaagcggattctaaaaatatttcaccacaaatagtgcctaatagcttttcagagttatgttctcctttgattaccttcacaagttcattgcagcatccagtagaaacagcagtttctgcaggagatatggataaaagtcctcgtgtatcaaagcgactttccacttctgaaacaaatagcacaagtcccaaaaggcctacactcagtgatggaattataggagaacattctttagctttgtccctttcaggtacttttcatacagtgactactcagcaaagcacaccagacagtgttcataactcattaagccatgttcagagtggagaaccttgtccaacagcttttccaaaggacaatgttcattgcaagcctgtaagtcctttagggggaaatgtattgacaaaaactgactttccaagtgtatcaagtcaaaataagtttgctgatcccacagaaggcaatctgattgtgttacttcgtgacttctactatggacagcatataggagatgggcagccagaaccgaaaactcacacagtctttaaatgccacagctgcttgaaggttctaaaaaatgttgagtttatgaatcacatgaatcaccatttggaacttgagaggctgagatgtgacagctggaaataccacaccacctgccagcactgccaccgccagtttcctacgcccttccagctgcagtgtcacattgaaagtgtccacacttcccaggagccctgcacagtctgtaaaatctgtgaattgtcctttgaggcagatcagattctcttacagcacatgaaagataatcataagcctggtgaaatgccctatgtatgccaggtttgcagttacagatcatcattctttgcagatgtggatgcacatttcagagcataccatgctaacactaagaatttactttgccccttttgtctccaaatttttaaaactgaagcactatacatatgtcattatagacagcactgggcaaagagttttcaccagtgttccaaatgtcggctacaatttttaacttgtaaagagaaaagggagcacaagacccagtgtcatcaaatgtttaagaagcctaagcagctagaaggattacctcctgaaacaaaagttgttattcaggtatcactggaaccccttcaaccaggattggtggaagtagcatccattactgtgaacgcatctgattctgaaccatcaccccccaaatctaaaagtaggaggtcaaaaaaacccagttaa